The Streptomyces collinus DNA segment TGCCGTCCACCGAAGCCCTCGTCGTCCCCTCACGGCGAATCGCTGCCCACCAGCGTGAGCAAACGGTCACGACCCGTCAACAGGAGTTAGAAGAAATGTCCCTTAGGCGGCTTTTGCCGTAGGCGCGCACGGAAGCACGTCCGGGCGCATCGCCGCATGCCCTGACGGAACCCGCCGGCCCGCCGTGCATCCGTGCCCCGGCCCCGCCGCACGAACCCAAGGCATGTGCCGCCGTACACCACGCCCGGCCGGAACGGGCGGCGGTGCTACACCGCCTCGTACGCCAGGCCCTCGAAAGCAGCCCCGCCGCACGCCACCGCGCCGCCTCCGCACGACGCCGCGAGGTCCGGGGACTTCGCGCACCGGTCCACCTCGCACCAGATGCGCTTGCCGGTGGCCTCGACGCTCCAGCCCCAGCGGTCGGCGAGGCCGTCGACGAGCGCCAGGCCCCGGCCGCCGGTCGCGTCGTCGCCGGCGCACCGGGGGACGGGGGCCCGGCCGCTGCGGTCCGCAACCTCCAGACGGACGGTGGCCTCCTCCGTCGCCATGTGCGGCAGGGACAGCAGCAGGACGGCGGGGCGGCCGGTGTGCACCACGGCGTTGGTGACGAGCTCGGAGACGAGCAGGATCAGCGTCTCGGCGAGGGGTTCGTCGGCCTGTATGCCGGACCCGGCCAGGCGGGAGCGGGCCCACCGCCGGGCCCGCCCCACTTCTGCGGGGTCGGGCCGGATCTCCAGCTGCACTTGAAGCACCTGCACCGCTCACACCATCCGAACCGGCGGACACTTAGGCTCGCGCCTCACGAGGGCCACGATCGTAGCCATTTTCTGCATGGCCAGAACAACGGCCAGGACAAGGATCACGCAACGTGAATCCCTTGTGGGACAGCATGGTTGACGTACAGTCACGCCAACAAGCGCTTCGGGCATATTCCAGCGCGAAGGAGTACCCGTGCGGCATACTGTGCGACGCTCGCCGCGGGCAGTCGAACAGGCGGCGCCACGGGGTCGCACTGCGCTCGGAGCCACTCGCATTCGACACAAGGTACCGGAGCGGGCAATCGACTCCAGGCCGTAACGAGTCACACTGAGGACACAAGCCGATATCAACGCTCCGTGATTCCGGTATGCCACGATCCGCGACATCTCCGGGAGCGGTCCCGGCGACACCGCAGCCAGACGGCCCGTCAGGCCGTCTCGGGCGTCAGAGCCGCCGCGAGCAGCTCTTCACTCTCCGTGACTCCGCCCGCACGTTGGGTTCGAACCCATGCGCGTTTCAGATGCAGATGGACCTCGGACTCCCAGGTGAAGCCCATCCCGCCGTGCACCTGGAGGCAGTCGCGGGCGCCGCGCACGGCGGCGTCGTCGGCGAGGATCCGGGCCGC contains these protein-coding regions:
- a CDS encoding ATP-binding protein, translating into MQLEIRPDPAEVGRARRWARSRLAGSGIQADEPLAETLILLVSELVTNAVVHTGRPAVLLLSLPHMATEEATVRLEVADRSGRAPVPRCAGDDATGGRGLALVDGLADRWGWSVEATGKRIWCEVDRCAKSPDLAASCGGGAVACGGAAFEGLAYEAV